DNA from Deltaproteobacteria bacterium:
ACTCTATCAAATATTAATTACGTTGGAAAATGAAGAACAACAGAAAGAACTGCTGGAAAGATTAATCAACGAGGGATATGAATGCCGCGCCTTAATATCGTAAGAATGTCTAATATCATCCGAACCCCTCGGGTAGTCCAACTGGAAAGCCTGTTTGATGTTCCTAAGGCTTCTCACAGCCAGGAATTCTGGAAGATAGAGCTTCCCATTGAGGACTTTCCCTGGCACATCGGCCTAATCGTGGGGCCGAGCGGTTCCGGGAAAAGCACCCTGCTGAAAGAGGTCTTCGGGCCATACCTGATCCCGGAGTATCAGTGGGATCCGGAAAAAAGCATCGTGGATTCCTTTCCGGCACACATGAGCATCAAAGAGATCACCATGCTCCTTTCCAGCGTGGGATTTTCTTCACCACCTTCCTGGATCCGGCCCTTTCAAGTGTTATCCAATGGGGAGAAATTTCGTGTCACCATAGCCCGGGCCCTGGCAGAAAACCAGGAAATCACCGTGATTGACGAATTCACCTCGGTGGTGGACCGCACCGTGGCGCAGATCGGCAGCGCCGCCATTGCCCGGACCATCAGGAAACGCCAGCAGAAGTTCATCGCCGCCTCCTGCCATTACGACATCATTGACTGGCTGGAGCCGGACTGGATTTACGAACCCCACCTCAACAAATTTCAGCGGGTGTGTCTTCAACGGCCCCAAATCCAAATGGAAGTCAAGCGGGTGGATAAAAGTGCTTGGGACATATTCAAGAAACATCATTATCTGAGCGCCGACCTGAATGTGGCGGCGAAATGTTTCGGGGGTTTTATCAACGGTGAGATCGTCGCCTTTGTGGCGGTGTTACCCTTTCCGCACCGCATTAAAAGCACCTGCGGGTGGCGGGAACATCGGCTGGTCTGCCTGCCGGACTACCAGGGTATCGGGATCGGTAAGGTCATCAGCGATTATGTGGCGTCTCTGTTCAAGTGCAAAGGGCAC
Protein-coding regions in this window:
- a CDS encoding ABC transporter ATP-binding protein, giving the protein MPRLNIVRMSNIIRTPRVVQLESLFDVPKASHSQEFWKIELPIEDFPWHIGLIVGPSGSGKSTLLKEVFGPYLIPEYQWDPEKSIVDSFPAHMSIKEITMLLSSVGFSSPPSWIRPFQVLSNGEKFRVTIARALAENQEITVIDEFTSVVDRTVAQIGSAAIARTIRKRQQKFIAASCHYDIIDWLEPDWIYEPHLNKFQRVCLQRPQIQMEVKRVDKSAWDIFKKHHYLSADLNVAAKCFGGFINGEIVAFVAVLPFPHRIKSTCGWREHRLVCLPDYQGIGIGKVISDYVASLFKCKGHYYGQTSHPALIYARAKSKNWKLINRSKLGVIPKGVLWKPSYNRYSYGFKYIGPANYEDAEGFGII